The sequence TCCGCAATAATCTTACCGGTTCCTGGTTAAAGGGGATGAAGGAGGAAAGGGCTGTGCGGCAGTCTGCTTTCGACTTGCGACACAGCCCTTTTTTGGTTCTCCAACCGAGTAACCGGTTGTTGGTTGTTGTGGGTTATTGTTGTCCGCTCGCCTGCCCGGAAACGGTGTTGCCGGAAGTGTTGCCGGAAGTGTTGCCGGAAGTGTTGCCGGAAGTGTTGCCGGAAGTGTTGCCGGAAGTGTTGCCGGAAGTGTTGCCGGAAGTGCTGGTTCCGGTTTGGTCTCCCACGATCACAATGCCGTTATCCTGCAATTTATCAAGCAGTACGGCAGCCTCGGCGCGAGTGAGAACCCGTTCCGGCTTGAACGATCCGTCTCCGTACCCGTGAATCAATTCATATTTGACGGCCGTCGCCACATACGGACGCAGCACGGGCGCGATTTGCTGCCAATCTTTCGGGAATTTTTCTTGCAGGAGCTGATCGGCTTCAGCGGCATTCAGCTGCTTCATATCCGGGTTGAGCTTGAGCAGGATTTTCACCAGCGTGACGGTCACGTCCTCCCGACGGGCACCTTCGTTCGGTTTAAAGAGCAAACCGCCATCCAGCGCCCGGAACGCATCGAAGTACTCTTTCGCCGCTTCCACATACTTGAATTCCCAGTCCGTGGGAGCCACGTCTTCAAAGTCCTGCGTGGTGGATGTGGTTTGCAAATGGAAGTATTTAGTGACCATCGTCGCGAATTCAGCCCGTGTCACTTTACCGTTCGGGTCAAAGTGGCGATTTCCTTTGCCTTTCACAACCCCTTTTTTCACGAGATCCTTAATGAATTTTTCCGCCCAGTGGCCGCGGACATCATCCAATTCAACCGTTTCGTTCGTCACGTTCGTGGTGTTGTTGATGGTGATCGTTTGCTGCGCTTGGTTATTCCCGACGATCGAAATGTTGCCATTCCCCTGTGCAAACGCCGGGAGCGTGCCGAACGAGAGTGTGGAGACCACTGAAAGAGCCATCAAGGTTTTTTTCATTCACAATCACCTCTACTGTAGTTTTTTGGTATATATAGGTAAGTCTATTATTGAATTCGTAACCAGGTAGAGTTTTATGGGGGTAGGATTGGCTTGGCATATAGTCTTTTCACATTATATTTGTTTCAATCCGGCATTATAGAGAGAATGTTCCGATCAACCGTTTGCCCTGGTTGAACGCCTCATAGACGCGAATAGTCACATTGTAATTGTTGTAACGGGACCAAATCAGATTATTGAAAGTGATGTATTGGTCTCCATCCCCGAGCACCGGCACGGACGAATTTGCGCTCGCTCCGATCGCATACCTCGTTTGAGCTACCGTTGTCCCGTTGCCGTCAATAACCTCAAAAATCAGGTCAGTATTATTTGGATATGCATTGTAGCCCGAATCTTTTGTCGTGGTCACATGGACTTTGTAAACCTGCGCATAGGCTTTGTAGTCATAGCTCCAGAATGTTACCTGACTCAACTGAACGTGATAAGGCATCAGATCGAAAACAGGCGAGTCCGCCGAAGTATACACTTTGGGTGTAACGGTCGATGGCTTTCCCACGGAAAACGACGCCCATGTTTTAAACTGTGCCGGAAACACGGAAAAATCGGCCTTTGTCAGATTTAATGTCATATCTTCTACCGAGATGCCTTTCGGGATCATCGCGTAATACTGCAGTATTCCGGTCGTTTTCGGCTGTACCTCGGAGTCGTATCCCTGCGGAACATATACGAATCCTTTATATTTGCCGCCGTCCCGGCTGACAAACTCCGGCTGATACCCGAAGAAACTGAACGATTGAGTATCGTCATTGCGAACCGCAACAGATACCTGAACCAGATTGGAATCCCCCGCGTCGAACACCGCGGAGCGAACTTCGGTAAACGTAACGGGAAGATCAGGTTCCGGACGAACCGCCTGTGACAATCCGGCGCCCGGTTTGGTTCCCACCCAGATCGTCCGATTCGGTCCATCCCATTCCACCGGGTATCCCAATGCCTCGGAAACGTATTTCACCGGCACATAAGTGGTTCCCTCATAGTTGAAAGCGATAGGAACTTGCGCAACTCCGTTCGAAAAGGTCCCGCCCGCGGGCGTCTTGTCCACCCCGTTGATCATCAACTTGACTTGTGAGATCACAACCTGCAACGATTCTGCACCTGCCGCCACAGGCGCGGTGATCAGGCTACCCAACACCATGCCGCCTGCCAACCAGACAATCGGTTTTCGCATCCGCTTTCACTCCTTTGTCTCCGTTTCACTATGACTTCTTCTCGCAATCCGGATCTTTGCTTGGATAAAGTGGAGCGCTCGTTTTCGATGCCTTTTCACCCGCTTTCAGGCTGTGCTGATGAAACGCGTTTTGTGGTATTTCCTTCCGATAACCAAAAATTCGAGTTGGACTGGTTCTTTTCCTTCAAGCGCAGGCATCC comes from Effusibacillus pohliae DSM 22757 and encodes:
- a CDS encoding S-layer homology domain-containing protein, with protein sequence MKKTLMALSVVSTLSFGTLPAFAQGNGNISIVGNNQAQQTITINNTTNVTNETVELDDVRGHWAEKFIKDLVKKGVVKGKGNRHFDPNGKVTRAEFATMVTKYFHLQTTSTTQDFEDVAPTDWEFKYVEAAKEYFDAFRALDGGLLFKPNEGARREDVTVTLVKILLKLNPDMKQLNAAEADQLLQEKFPKDWQQIAPVLRPYVATAVKYELIHGYGDGSFKPERVLTRAEAAVLLDKLQDNGIVIVGDQTGTSTSGNTSGNTSGNTSGNTSGNTSGNTSGNTSGNTVSGQASGQQ
- a CDS encoding stalk domain-containing protein; this translates as MRKPIVWLAGGMVLGSLITAPVAAGAESLQVVISQVKLMINGVDKTPAGGTFSNGVAQVPIAFNYEGTTYVPVKYVSEALGYPVEWDGPNRTIWVGTKPGAGLSQAVRPEPDLPVTFTEVRSAVFDAGDSNLVQVSVAVRNDDTQSFSFFGYQPEFVSRDGGKYKGFVYVPQGYDSEVQPKTTGILQYYAMIPKGISVEDMTLNLTKADFSVFPAQFKTWASFSVGKPSTVTPKVYTSADSPVFDLMPYHVQLSQVTFWSYDYKAYAQVYKVHVTTTKDSGYNAYPNNTDLIFEVIDGNGTTVAQTRYAIGASANSSVPVLGDGDQYITFNNLIWSRYNNYNVTIRVYEAFNQGKRLIGTFSL